TTACAGGTTTTGGCAACTGCTTATATCTTCTATCAATCGCTTCCTAACAAGCTTTGTGTTCCCACTATCATGGTGTTTCTTGTGGGAACTATCAAGTATGTAGAGCGAACACGTGCTCTCTTTCTTGCAAGCATGAACCAGTTTGGATGTTCAGTGTTGCCAAAGCCAGTTGCTGGGCCTGATTATGAAGAAATCATGGAGATGCACTTTTCAAATACGTTGGAACAGGTTGAAACACAAGTAGTTGTGATGCCAAGCTCGGAGGTTGAAAATCCTAAAAGATCAGTACACAAAGCTCTCATTTCTGCAAATGGTCCTGAATCCAAAGGTGAATTAGATGCCAGGCAATTAATACAGGAAGCACATCGTCTCTTTGAAACATTCAAGGGTCTTATTGTAGGCCTTCTTTTCAGTTCCAAGAACCGAGAAGAGAGCCGAGATATCTTTCTTACTATAAGTCCAGCTGAAGCATTTAGACTCGTTGAGTTTGAGCTCAATTTCATGTATGAGTATCTCCACACCAAGGTGGTTGTGGTTCGCTGCACATTTGGGTACTTTCTACGCTTTATTAGCTTTACTTTAATCGTTGGAGCATTGGCATTATTTTCAATTGAGAACCACCATGAGTTTCATCATGTTTGTAACTTTGATATCATCCTTACTTATGTCTTGCTTGTTGGGGCATTAGGCCTGGAGGCCATATCAGTCCTAATGCTTATATTATCTGACCGGACCCTCCTTGCTGTGAAGAGTAACTGGAGCAAACTCATTGAGGAAAAATTCTTGAAAAGAAGAAGGTGGTCTAAGTCAGTCTCCCAGTATGACATGATAAGCTATTGGTTGAATGATTCTCCACCATGGACGTATACATTAGCTACTAAAGTTGCTGCTGGGGAAGTACTAGCGAAGATGACTATATTGTGGTTTTCGCATTCAAAGAGGGTTGATGAAGATCTTGAGAGCTTTATTTTCACCGAGCTGAG
The sequence above is drawn from the Castanea sativa cultivar Marrone di Chiusa Pesio chromosome 5, ASM4071231v1 genome and encodes:
- the LOC142635797 gene encoding uncharacterized protein LOC142635797; protein product: MQLPIPKIVKELWNAWNLRSCILISLWLQTILVLFAFLRKRTRRKLLHGIIWFAYLLADWIAPVAIGLISKSEGVGCDGKGNNDLMALWASFLLLHLGGPDTITSFALEDNEFWLRHLAGLMLQVLATAYIFYQSLPNKLCVPTIMVFLVGTIKYVERTRALFLASMNQFGCSVLPKPVAGPDYEEIMEMHFSNTLEQVETQVVVMPSSEVENPKRSVHKALISANGPESKGELDARQLIQEAHRLFETFKGLIVGLLFSSKNREESRDIFLTISPAEAFRLVEFELNFMYEYLHTKVVVVRCTFGYFLRFISFTLIVGALALFSIENHHEFHHVCNFDIILTYVLLVGALGLEAISVLMLILSDRTLLAVKSNWSKLIEEKFLKRRRWSKSVSQYDMISYWLNDSPPWTYTLATKVAAGEVLAKMTILWFSHSKRVDEDLESFIFTELSLKSGNVKSIRAAWDASSQRGDWALLQTSSYFKLNWRIGEY